The nucleotide window GACAATTATGGCAGAGCCGGCATGCCTTTCAAGTATGTCCAAGGAAAACCTCTGATTGTTTGCTCCATCGAAAAACTGCCGTTTCAAGATCAATCCTTTGATTTTGTCTACTGCTCTCATGTTCTGGAACATGTGGACGATCCAGCAACTGCCTGCGAGGAGTTAATGCGGGTATCGCGCAGAGGGTACATTGAAACGCCTGCGCCCAGCAAAGACTTTTGGCTGAAAACAGCTGAAATAAGCAACCACAAGTGGAAGGTAGAGTACAAGAATGACACCCTCACATTTACTGAATATGCGACCACAGAGCTGAAGGGAATAGGATCTGACATACTCTCCAGGATGCACTGCGCTCCAGAGACCAAGCGGGAAAAGGCATTTTCAGCCCTTGTCTATCTGAAATCTGCTGTACTCAACACTACGCTTCTCTGGAAGAACCGTTTTGCTTATGAGGTACGCAGACTGTCTCAAGACGTGAATGCCAGTGCCTCGCCAGGCACTCCAGCATCACTTGGTTTCTCTGTTAAATCAGTTAACACGTGCAGATCCGATAGCAGAGCAGCCACCACTGGAACTGGCAGGCCTGTTGCTCCGGGCAACAGGGGATTCACGAAAGGAATCCCTGTTGTTCTCATATGCTACAATCGACCGGAACATACGAGAAAAGTCCTGGCCTCATTGCGGAGCCATAACATTCAGAATCTTTTCATCTTCTGCGACGGACCCAAGAATTCTTCTGACAATCAATCTGTCCGTGCTGTTCGCAGTCTCATAAATCAAATTGATTGGACCAGGCCAAACGTAGTCGAGCGGCCTCACAACATTGGCCTGGCCAAGTCAATAATTTCCTCCGTGAGTCATGTGCTGTCGCAATACGACAGGATCATTTTGCTGGAAGACGATTGTGTGCCGCAAAAGTACTTCTTCGACTTTATGTATAAATGTCTCACCAGGTATGAAGACTATCATGAGGTATACGGCATCAGTGGCTATTCCATCCCAATCCCAGATAGAGTCCTCAGCAGTTACCCTTATGATATCTATTTTTTTCCCAGAATTGGCAGCTGGGGCTGGGCTACCTGGAAAAGGGCTTGGGAACAACTGGAGCCTGATCTGCGCCTGGCCTATGAAAAGGCTGTCAAGGACAATATTGACCTGGCGCAAGGAGGAACTGATATTCCGGTAATACTCAGGGATATCTTTGCCGGGGCTGCAAAAGATATCTGGACACTCAACTGGGTACTCACTGTCTATTTACACAAAGGCTATTATATCTACCCGACCATGTCTCACATTGAAAACATTGGCATGGATGGCACCGGGGTGCACTGCCCCAGCAGTACAAAGTTTTCCACAAGATATGCTGATCGTAAGCCTGAGCGATTTCCAGACAAAGTGCAGTTGCACAGAGAGATCTGTCTCGAATTCAGGAAGCATTACGACATACCGCAACAAACATCCTGCAGGAGCAGCATACCCAGAAAACAGCGGAGAGCTGTTAGAATTGCTCATTTGTGCGCCCATGATTTTGGCGGCGCTGGCAAAGCCGCCTATCGGTTGCACACAGCTCTGCGCCACCGCGGGCTCGATTCCACCCTGCTGGTGATAAACAAGCAAAGTCAAGACAGAAGTGTCAAGATACTGCCAGTGGACTATAGCAAATATCCTGTTGACTGCGTTGATTCACCCACTTTTTCGTCGCCTTTGTGGGCCCAACAATTGAGTCTATGGGCGAAACTGCTCAGACGTTACCCTCTGAAACAGCCGTCTCTGGAGATTTTCACAGACGCACAATCTAATGTGCGCCTTCATATTCTCAAGGAAATTGAGTCTGCCGATATTATTCATCTTCACTGGGTGGCAGGAATCCTCGACTATAAAACCGCGGCAATAGCTTTACAAAAAAAACCAGTGGTCTGGACTCTGCACGACATGAATCCGTTTACAGGTGGCTGCCATTATTCAGCCCGATGCGAAAAATACAAGACTGGCTGCAATGCATGCCCGCAACTGGGATCAACAGATAAGAACGATTTAGCACGATCAATCTGGCTGCAAAAATCATCCCTGTACAGGCAGATCGATCTCACCCTGGTATCCCCCTCAGCATGGCTGCGGAATTGTGTGCAGCAATCACAGCTTCTGGCCAGATACCCGATTCGCGTCATTGCAAACGGCATATCAGTCGATTCCTTCAAACCCTACGCTAAATCAGAAGCTAAAAGAAGAATTGCTGTCCCCGAATCAGCGTTTGTAGTGCTGTTTGGAGCAGACTCGGTCGCCAATGAAAGAAAAGGGTTTCAATATCTTTTGCAAGCTTTGGCCTCTCTTTCGTCTCTTCCGCGAGGAGCAGATATATTTCTGGCATTTTTTGGCCATGCTCCTCCTGAGTTTTCTTTGCCAGCGGGTTTACCTTTTCGCTATCTCGGGGTAATCCAAG belongs to Deltaproteobacteria bacterium and includes:
- a CDS encoding glycosyltransferase; the encoded protein is MHSREMLLNSLHAARILIRKGLISDALDIYERLIELYPEISIDLLAEIYEYYQSLPNRDRYNLYQARLFDFALGPNDRILDIGSGNNPFPYATHHAEITLENDNYGRAGMPFKYVQGKPLIVCSIEKLPFQDQSFDFVYCSHVLEHVDDPATACEELMRVSRRGYIETPAPSKDFWLKTAEISNHKWKVEYKNDTLTFTEYATTELKGIGSDILSRMHCAPETKREKAFSALVYLKSAVLNTTLLWKNRFAYEVRRLSQDVNASASPGTPASLGFSVKSVNTCRSDSRAATTGTGRPVAPGNRGFTKGIPVVLICYNRPEHTRKVLASLRSHNIQNLFIFCDGPKNSSDNQSVRAVRSLINQIDWTRPNVVERPHNIGLAKSIISSVSHVLSQYDRIILLEDDCVPQKYFFDFMYKCLTRYEDYHEVYGISGYSIPIPDRVLSSYPYDIYFFPRIGSWGWATWKRAWEQLEPDLRLAYEKAVKDNIDLAQGGTDIPVILRDIFAGAAKDIWTLNWVLTVYLHKGYYIYPTMSHIENIGMDGTGVHCPSSTKFSTRYADRKPERFPDKVQLHREICLEFRKHYDIPQQTSCRSSIPRKQRRAVRIAHLCAHDFGGAGKAAYRLHTALRHRGLDSTLLVINKQSQDRSVKILPVDYSKYPVDCVDSPTFSSPLWAQQLSLWAKLLRRYPLKQPSLEIFTDAQSNVRLHILKEIESADIIHLHWVAGILDYKTAAIALQKKPVVWTLHDMNPFTGGCHYSARCEKYKTGCNACPQLGSTDKNDLARSIWLQKSSLYRQIDLTLVSPSAWLRNCVQQSQLLARYPIRVIANGISVDSFKPYAKSEAKRRIAVPESAFVVLFGADSVANERKGFQYLLQALASLSSLPRGADIFLAFFGHAPPEFSLPAGLPFRYLGVIQEEKDLAIVYSAADVFLIPSLEDNLPNTVMEAMACGTPVVGFDTGGISEMIEHQHTGYLAESGSVSGLVAGIDWAYRLGDQKTRVSEQCRQKAMSSYDHLAQADAYCSLYEDLLARRKLFSLEGKKDMYRQDNHSSCTVFDHSNNNSNTGKVTFDSYNSSFTAKKSLSAENNMKQQSGNSPLLSNTSACYLVSAIVSTYNSESFLPGCLEDLLAQTIA